One genomic region from Jilunia laotingensis encodes:
- a CDS encoding MATE family efflux transporter yields MLQKGNLTQGGITGTLLRFTLPMIAGSFLQQCYNIADTLIVGQFIGAGALAAVGSAYTLMVFLISIMLGLSMGSGTVFSLQYGAGQMGALHRSIYVSSLLIGAVTFLLNLAAFLWLDPILRLLQVPQDIYAMMYNYLWIIFYGIPFTFIYNFYAALLRAVGDAVTPLWFLAVSVVLNIGLDLFFILRLGWGIEGAAIATVVAQGVSALGIMGYTYIRCPELRLHREDLRFDRKCLKEITSFSTLTCVQQSVMNFGILMVQGLVNSFGTVVMAAFAAAIKIDSFAYMPVQEFGNAFSTFIAQNYGAKRYDRIRKGVRSAFITVVIFSLIISVLVFLFAKPLMLIFVRSYETDILSVGIDYLRIEGSFYCGIGILFLLYGYYRAIRMPGMSVILTVVSLGIRVVLSYWLASIPSIGVNGIWWSIPIGWFFADLIGIVYYKYRRGIEKRI; encoded by the coding sequence ATGCTGCAAAAAGGAAATCTGACACAAGGAGGAATAACCGGAACCTTGTTACGTTTTACCTTACCGATGATAGCAGGCTCGTTCCTGCAACAGTGCTATAATATAGCAGATACGTTAATTGTAGGGCAATTCATTGGTGCAGGTGCATTGGCTGCCGTAGGGTCAGCCTATACGCTGATGGTATTTCTTATATCCATAATGCTAGGCTTGTCGATGGGTAGTGGCACTGTTTTCTCCCTTCAATATGGTGCCGGGCAGATGGGAGCCTTGCACCGTAGTATCTATGTATCTTCTCTGCTTATCGGTGCGGTTACATTCTTGTTAAACTTGGCTGCTTTCCTTTGGTTGGATCCTATCCTCCGACTTCTGCAAGTGCCGCAGGATATTTATGCCATGATGTATAATTATTTATGGATTATATTCTACGGTATACCCTTTACTTTTATTTATAATTTTTATGCGGCTCTGTTGCGTGCTGTTGGTGATGCGGTGACGCCACTTTGGTTTCTGGCGGTTTCTGTCGTATTGAATATCGGTTTGGATTTGTTTTTCATTCTGCGATTGGGGTGGGGGATAGAAGGGGCTGCCATTGCAACGGTCGTTGCCCAAGGTGTATCTGCTTTAGGGATTATGGGATATACTTATATAAGATGCCCTGAACTTAGGTTGCATAGGGAGGATTTACGTTTTGACCGTAAATGTTTGAAAGAGATCACCTCCTTTTCCACTTTGACTTGTGTTCAGCAGTCTGTCATGAATTTCGGGATTCTGATGGTGCAAGGATTGGTGAATAGTTTCGGGACGGTAGTCATGGCTGCTTTTGCTGCTGCCATTAAAATAGACTCCTTCGCCTATATGCCGGTACAGGAATTTGGAAATGCCTTTTCAACTTTTATTGCCCAGAATTATGGGGCAAAACGATATGACCGCATTCGTAAGGGAGTACGTAGTGCTTTTATTACGGTAGTTATTTTTTCCCTCATCATTTCTGTTTTGGTATTTTTATTCGCAAAGCCACTCATGTTGATTTTTGTCCGTTCGTATGAAACTGATATATTGAGTGTCGGGATCGACTATCTGCGTATTGAAGGTTCTTTTTATTGCGGCATCGGTATTTTATTCCTGTTATATGGATATTACCGGGCTATCCGGATGCCGGGTATGTCAGTGATTCTCACGGTAGTGTCATTAGGTATTCGTGTAGTGCTTTCCTATTGGCTTGCCAGCATCCCGTCCATCGGTGTCAACGGCATTTGGTGGTCAATTCCTATCGGCTGGTTTTTTGCAGATCTCATAGGGATAGTCTATTACAAGTATCGTCGGGGGATTGAAAAACGGATATAA
- a CDS encoding DUF5074 domain-containing protein encodes MKRLSLLFGKLCLIALMALPVFTSCSDDEDNGKEPTIIHKYENGFYVINEGKMGSKGSICYYKNKQWFNNIYRTNNSGKTLGNTSTTATIYNNKMYVVSKESPYLTEINLEDFSHVAAIEGEELLGTNGQSNDFCIINDNTAILTSTNGAFKVNLNPLALGETIEGTGRTKDVYKSGNHVLIISDDKILSYNAIDLSFEKELTDAVTGFTQSKDGNIWAANMDKLIKIDPNTLTVSEIALPEGFSVNYNSMAYTPTCLCSSISENAIYFVKKDGWNSKEAYKYDIASGDLTKIVTAPDNYSFYGAGLSVDPKKGNVYATFTEDGWGDHYMNNQILVVNGKQETPIQTIDYSGEFWFPSKIIF; translated from the coding sequence ATGAAAAGACTAAGTTTATTATTCGGAAAATTGTGCTTAATTGCATTAATGGCATTGCCGGTATTCACTTCATGTAGCGATGATGAAGATAATGGCAAAGAACCTACCATAATCCATAAATATGAGAATGGATTTTATGTGATCAATGAAGGGAAAATGGGCAGTAAAGGTTCTATCTGCTACTATAAAAATAAACAATGGTTTAATAACATTTACCGGACAAATAATTCGGGAAAAACCTTAGGGAATACAAGCACTACTGCAACAATTTATAATAATAAAATGTACGTAGTATCTAAAGAATCTCCATACTTAACAGAAATAAATCTAGAAGATTTCAGTCATGTTGCCGCTATCGAAGGGGAAGAATTATTAGGAACAAATGGACAAAGCAATGATTTTTGTATCATCAATGACAACACTGCTATCTTAACCTCTACAAACGGTGCATTTAAAGTAAATTTGAATCCACTTGCTTTAGGTGAAACCATCGAAGGCACAGGAAGGACAAAAGACGTATATAAATCAGGAAACCACGTACTGATAATCTCTGACGATAAGATTTTATCTTATAATGCAATTGACCTATCTTTTGAAAAAGAATTAACAGATGCCGTTACAGGATTCACTCAATCCAAAGATGGTAACATATGGGCGGCCAATATGGATAAACTAATAAAAATAGATCCGAATACATTAACCGTTTCAGAAATTGCCCTTCCGGAAGGTTTCAGTGTAAACTATAACAGCATGGCGTATACTCCTACTTGCCTTTGCTCTTCAATTTCGGAAAATGCTATCTATTTTGTAAAAAAAGATGGCTGGAACTCTAAAGAAGCTTATAAGTATGATATCGCATCCGGTGATTTAACCAAAATAGTAACCGCACCGGATAACTACTCTTTTTATGGTGCCGGATTGTCCGTTGACCCGAAAAAAGGAAATGTTTATGCCACATTTACTGAAGACGGTTGGGGCGATCATTACATGAATAATCAAATACTGGTTGTAAATGGCAAACAAGAAACTCCTATACAAACCATTGATTACTCTGGTGAATTCTGGTTCCCCTCTAAAATAATTTTTTAA
- a CDS encoding YncE family protein, translated as MNYKYLIGLLFALLFFACDDLTDKENNREEGGGGNGTVTETGTAGIYVLSEGLFNLNNSTLAYHSFKSGKTNIDYFRSLNRRGLGDTANDMAIYGNKLYIVVNVSSQIEVIDLTSGLSLKRIPMLGEDGSSRQPRYIAFHKDKAYVCSYDGTVARIDTASLAIETYAQVGRNPDGICVQNDKLYVSNSGGLDWDGIGVDNTVSVVSIDPFKEIKKIEVGPNPGKIAADEYGNVYVATHGKDISAGDYNFVKIDAASDEVAKIYNEKVMSFAISDQVAYLYNFSFENQASQIKVFNLQNGTTIRENFITDGTEIHTPYGIFVNPYSGNVYITDAYKYQTRGDVLCFTPQGKLQFSIRKIGQNPNTVVFTDKYTENEEEEPSDDPQISAFANKVLEYNPAPSQYMNTTRTAYKTGFSYQQVLEYATELLQDRNICLLTLGAFGGNITVGFDHTVPNVPGEYDLKIYGNAYYDMYGTFLDKPGGNSEPGIVLVSKDTNGNGLPDDEWYELAGSEYNSLATTRDYEITYYRPEQPGNDIRWSDNQGSEGYVKRNEFNTQESYYPEWITKSEMTFKGSRLADNAVNEPRPDMPEHWVGYCYPYGYADNHPNDTEYSQFKIDWAVDKNGNPVHLDGIDFVKIYTAVNQDCGWLGEASTELQAIEDLHYNK; from the coding sequence ATGAACTATAAATATCTGATAGGATTATTATTCGCCCTACTCTTTTTTGCCTGTGATGACTTGACAGACAAAGAGAATAATAGAGAAGAAGGCGGAGGGGGTAACGGAACAGTTACCGAAACAGGAACAGCCGGGATCTATGTGCTGAGTGAAGGATTATTCAACCTGAACAACAGTACACTGGCCTATCATTCATTCAAAAGCGGGAAAACGAACATTGACTATTTCCGCAGTCTCAATCGACGCGGACTGGGTGATACTGCCAACGACATGGCTATCTATGGCAATAAGCTCTACATCGTTGTAAATGTATCGAGCCAGATAGAAGTAATCGACCTTACATCGGGACTGTCATTGAAGCGTATCCCTATGTTGGGTGAAGACGGCAGTTCACGCCAACCACGCTATATTGCGTTTCACAAAGACAAAGCTTATGTCTGTTCCTATGACGGAACGGTAGCGAGGATAGATACCGCTTCACTAGCTATCGAGACTTATGCACAAGTGGGGCGTAACCCGGATGGCATCTGTGTACAAAACGACAAGCTATATGTATCCAACTCCGGTGGATTGGACTGGGATGGTATCGGTGTGGACAATACCGTGTCTGTTGTGAGTATTGACCCGTTCAAAGAAATAAAAAAGATAGAAGTAGGTCCCAATCCCGGCAAGATAGCGGCAGATGAATACGGAAATGTCTATGTAGCGACCCACGGGAAGGATATCAGTGCAGGAGACTATAATTTTGTAAAAATTGATGCTGCCAGTGATGAAGTCGCAAAGATATACAATGAGAAAGTTATGAGCTTCGCCATCAGCGACCAAGTGGCTTATTTATATAACTTCAGTTTTGAAAACCAAGCTTCCCAGATCAAAGTTTTCAATCTACAGAACGGAACTACGATCCGTGAAAACTTTATCACCGATGGTACTGAAATACATACTCCTTACGGAATTTTCGTAAATCCATATAGCGGCAATGTGTATATAACAGACGCTTACAAATACCAGACACGCGGAGACGTGCTTTGTTTCACCCCACAGGGAAAACTGCAATTCAGTATCCGCAAGATCGGACAGAACCCGAACACGGTAGTTTTTACCGATAAATACACAGAAAATGAAGAAGAAGAACCATCGGACGATCCTCAAATTTCCGCTTTCGCAAATAAAGTTTTAGAATACAATCCAGCCCCGTCACAATACATGAACACTACCCGAACAGCTTATAAAACAGGGTTTTCTTATCAGCAAGTACTGGAATACGCGACCGAGTTGCTACAAGACCGAAATATCTGCCTCCTTACATTAGGCGCATTTGGCGGTAATATCACAGTAGGCTTCGATCATACCGTACCGAACGTACCGGGTGAATATGATTTAAAGATATACGGCAATGCCTATTACGACATGTATGGTACTTTCCTTGATAAACCGGGTGGGAATTCAGAACCGGGCATTGTACTGGTTTCTAAGGATACGAACGGAAACGGACTCCCAGACGATGAATGGTACGAACTTGCCGGAAGTGAATATAACTCTCTTGCAACGACCCGTGATTATGAAATAACCTATTACCGTCCGGAGCAACCCGGAAATGACATTCGTTGGTCGGACAATCAGGGAAGCGAAGGATATGTAAAACGCAATGAATTCAATACACAAGAATCCTACTATCCGGAATGGATTACGAAAAGTGAAATGACATTCAAAGGAAGTCGTCTGGCAGACAATGCTGTAAATGAACCGCGTCCGGACATGCCCGAACATTGGGTGGGTTATTGCTATCCTTACGGATATGCGGACAACCATCCGAACGATACGGAATACTCACAGTTCAAGATCGATTGGGCGGTAGATAAAAACGGCAATCCCGTACATCTGGACGGAATAGATTTCGTGAAGATCTATACTGCCGTCAATCAGGATTGCGGATGGTTAGGGGAAGCCTCAACGGAACTACAGGCTATTGAAGATTTACATTACAATAAATAA
- a CDS encoding TonB-dependent receptor plug domain-containing protein, which translates to MNRLKLNFKYRLLGVILYCYYCTPTLFAQQQKVDTTHIYTIPEVIVADRYQTQEVRSAAPIQIFSKDELKNLNVLQVSDAVKHFAGVTVKDYGGIGGLKTVSLRSLGAEHTAVGYDGITLTDCQTGQIDIGRFSLDNVDRLSLSNGQSDNIFQPARFFASAGLLNIQTLTPRFKNTKKTNIHASFKTGSWGLVNPSLLIEQQLNSKWALSANGEWMSADGHYPFTLHYGDKGDLTSREKRKNTQVENLRAEIGLFGNFSDKEQWRVKAYYYQSSRGLPNATTFYYDFAAQHLWDKNTFIQSQYKKEFNRKWAFQTSAKWNWNYQRYLDPSYKNSEKKQDNSYYQQEYYLSASVLYRFLDNLSFSLSTDGSINTLNANLPDFAYPTRYSWLTVLAGKYVNEWVTLSASALATMINEKTKEGESGKNHHKLSPYVSASFKPFNEEEFRIRFFYKSIFRLPNFNDLYYGKIGTVTLRPENTRQYNLGLTYSKAINEFLPYLSATVDAYYNKVTDKIIATPTKDIFVWTMTNLGKAEIKGIDVTGTITMQPLEKLRINLSGNYTYQHALDKTDPNNEPEKATYGHQIAYTPRVSGSGQAGIETPWINLSYSFLFSGKRYTQGENISQNRLSGYSDHSISASREFKIRNIHTSLHVEVLNLLNKNYEIIKFFPMPGRSVRATLKVTY; encoded by the coding sequence ATGAACAGATTGAAACTGAATTTTAAATATAGACTCTTGGGAGTCATCTTATACTGTTACTATTGTACTCCCACACTTTTTGCACAACAGCAAAAAGTGGATACCACACATATTTACACCATTCCGGAAGTGATAGTCGCTGACCGCTACCAGACACAAGAGGTACGTTCGGCAGCCCCCATACAGATTTTCTCTAAAGATGAATTGAAAAACCTGAATGTCTTGCAAGTATCCGATGCAGTGAAACACTTTGCCGGTGTGACGGTAAAAGATTATGGGGGTATAGGCGGATTGAAAACAGTATCACTTCGAAGCCTAGGGGCTGAGCATACCGCTGTCGGCTATGATGGTATCACACTGACTGATTGCCAAACCGGTCAGATTGATATCGGACGCTTTTCATTAGACAATGTGGACAGGCTTTCTTTAAGTAACGGACAGAGTGATAACATATTCCAACCAGCAAGATTCTTCGCATCGGCAGGTTTGCTGAATATACAAACTTTGACACCCCGCTTTAAGAATACTAAAAAGACCAATATTCATGCCTCGTTCAAAACAGGCTCTTGGGGATTGGTGAACCCATCGTTACTGATAGAACAACAACTGAACAGCAAATGGGCATTGTCCGCCAACGGAGAATGGATGTCGGCAGATGGACATTACCCTTTCACACTGCATTACGGTGATAAAGGTGATCTCACCTCCCGTGAAAAAAGAAAGAATACCCAGGTAGAAAACTTACGCGCTGAAATCGGACTGTTCGGAAACTTCTCCGACAAAGAACAATGGAGGGTAAAGGCATATTATTACCAATCTTCGCGAGGATTGCCCAACGCAACGACCTTTTATTATGATTTTGCCGCCCAGCATTTATGGGATAAAAACACCTTTATCCAGAGCCAATATAAAAAGGAATTCAACCGTAAGTGGGCATTCCAGACTTCAGCAAAATGGAACTGGAACTATCAACGATACCTCGATCCGTCTTACAAGAACTCTGAAAAGAAACAGGACAATAGTTACTATCAGCAAGAATATTATTTGTCAGCTTCCGTTCTGTATCGTTTTCTGGACAATCTCTCCTTCTCCCTATCCACGGACGGAAGTATCAATACCCTTAATGCGAACTTACCCGACTTTGCCTACCCCACCCGTTATTCATGGCTAACCGTACTGGCCGGTAAATATGTAAACGAATGGGTGACCCTATCCGCTTCTGCATTGGCAACAATGATAAATGAAAAAACAAAAGAAGGAGAAAGCGGGAAGAATCATCATAAACTAAGTCCTTATGTCAGTGCCTCTTTTAAACCGTTCAACGAAGAAGAATTCAGAATACGTTTTTTCTACAAAAGCATTTTCCGCCTTCCGAATTTCAACGATTTATACTACGGAAAGATAGGAACAGTAACCCTTCGCCCCGAAAATACGAGGCAATACAACCTGGGACTTACTTATAGTAAAGCGATCAATGAATTTTTACCCTATTTATCTGCTACGGTAGATGCTTATTATAATAAGGTAACAGATAAGATCATTGCCACTCCGACAAAAGATATTTTCGTATGGACAATGACAAACCTCGGCAAAGCGGAAATCAAAGGAATCGACGTGACCGGAACTATTACAATGCAGCCTCTGGAGAAGCTACGGATCAATCTCTCCGGAAATTATACCTACCAGCATGCATTGGACAAGACCGATCCCAACAATGAACCGGAGAAAGCAACTTACGGTCACCAGATAGCCTATACGCCTCGTGTGTCCGGTTCGGGACAAGCGGGTATCGAAACACCTTGGATTAACCTCTCCTATTCATTCCTTTTTTCCGGAAAACGGTATACGCAAGGAGAAAATATCAGCCAGAATCGACTGAGCGGATACAGCGATCACAGTATTTCGGCAAGCCGGGAGTTCAAAATAAGGAATATACATACATCACTCCATGTGGAAGTCCTCAACTTATTGAACAAGAATTATGAAATTATCAAATTCTTCCCCATGCCGGGACGTTCGGTACGAGCCACTTTAAAAGTAACTTATTAA
- a CDS encoding DUF5106 domain-containing protein has product MMKHIEYLLRTILVLCLCSCKSGNASVPADNTQQDTITTFTLPTIPVMLTTPEQRADFIVKHYWDNTNFADTNYIHHPEIIEQAWADYCDLLNHVTLTTAQEAIKAAINKAGAERKVFNYMTDLADKYLYDPNSPMRNEEYYIPVLEAMITSPILNETEKIRPKARLELAQKNRVGTKALDFTYTVASGRQSTLYQIKSDYTLLFINNPGCHACTETINAIKNIPMIEELIKKKRMIILSLYPDEEVDDWRKHRSEFPSEWITAYDKSLTLKTENLYDLKAIPTLYLLDSDKTVILKDASAQAIEEWLINNISLIP; this is encoded by the coding sequence ATGATGAAGCATATAGAATACCTCTTGAGAACAATTTTGGTGCTATGTTTGTGTTCATGCAAAAGCGGAAATGCTTCCGTTCCTGCAGACAATACACAACAAGATACAATTACAACATTTACCTTGCCCACCATCCCCGTAATGCTAACAACACCAGAGCAACGGGCGGACTTTATAGTCAAACATTATTGGGACAATACGAATTTTGCCGATACCAATTATATTCATCATCCCGAAATTATAGAACAAGCATGGGCGGATTATTGTGACCTTTTGAACCATGTAACATTGACTACAGCCCAAGAAGCCATTAAAGCCGCCATCAACAAAGCAGGAGCGGAAAGAAAAGTTTTCAATTACATGACCGATCTGGCAGATAAGTACCTGTACGACCCCAATTCCCCTATGCGCAATGAGGAATATTATATCCCCGTGCTTGAAGCAATGATAACCTCCCCTATTCTAAATGAAACTGAAAAAATCCGCCCAAAAGCAAGATTGGAACTGGCGCAAAAGAACCGTGTCGGCACAAAGGCTCTCGACTTTACCTACACGGTAGCATCAGGTAGACAAAGTACACTTTATCAAATAAAATCAGACTATACACTTTTGTTTATCAATAATCCGGGATGTCATGCCTGTACCGAAACGATCAATGCCATAAAAAATATTCCCATGATCGAAGAGCTAATAAAGAAAAAAAGAATGATCATACTTTCACTTTATCCGGACGAAGAAGTTGACGATTGGAGAAAGCATCGTTCTGAATTCCCATCCGAATGGATTACCGCATATGATAAATCGCTTACACTCAAAACTGAAAATTTATATGATTTAAAAGCCATCCCTACCCTTTATTTATTGGATTCGGATAAAACGGTTATCTTAAAAGACGCATCGGCTCAAGCTATTGAAGAGTGGCTGATTAACAATATCTCCTTAATTCCATAA
- a CDS encoding DUF4373 domain-containing protein — protein sequence MATEYNGINYFPLLTGFFHSDIMELTTAMFGIKGPHAVIMLLCKIYTEGYYIQWGKEQCMIFARKLGSEYTAETVGEIVNLLVEKGFFARESYEKHRILTSIDIQTVWMEATSRRKRDLSKLPHLLIEITNEKNKSRKSENVNIPLTKMEVNPENEDISGQSKVKQSIVEQSKELPPSTPPRGRMDGDEDHQASLPEPPAYALNTKTHNYYGLLESLRLHKITEMNEIKAILSLSNYGEKGTPVWKLLAKNNWSKIEAPGKYIIKVLRSS from the coding sequence ATGGCAACAGAATATAATGGAATCAATTACTTCCCCTTGCTTACCGGGTTCTTCCACAGTGACATCATGGAGCTGACCACCGCTATGTTTGGCATCAAAGGGCCTCATGCGGTCATCATGCTGTTATGCAAGATCTATACGGAAGGGTACTATATACAATGGGGGAAAGAGCAGTGCATGATTTTCGCCAGAAAGCTGGGATCGGAATATACGGCTGAAACGGTAGGGGAGATTGTAAACTTGCTTGTTGAAAAGGGTTTCTTTGCTAGGGAAAGCTATGAGAAACACCGAATCCTGACCTCCATCGACATACAAACGGTTTGGATGGAAGCTACGAGCCGTAGAAAAAGGGATTTAAGCAAATTGCCCCACCTGTTAATAGAAATCACCAACGAGAAAAACAAAAGCAGGAAATCTGAAAATGTAAACATCCCGCTGACAAAAATGGAAGTGAACCCCGAAAATGAGGACATTTCCGGACAAAGTAAAGTAAAGCAAAGTATAGTAGAGCAGAGTAAAGAACTTCCCCCTTCCACTCCCCCCAGGGGGAGGATGGACGGAGATGAAGACCATCAGGCTTCCCTTCCCGAACCACCGGCTTATGCCCTCAATACGAAAACGCATAATTATTATGGACTATTGGAAAGCCTGAGGCTACACAAAATAACCGAAATGAATGAAATCAAGGCCATATTGAGCCTGTCCAACTATGGCGAAAAAGGGACACCCGTGTGGAAACTGCTCGCGAAAAACAATTGGAGCAAGATTGAGGCACCGGGAAAATACATCATTAAAGTACTGAGGAGTTCTTAG
- a CDS encoding SH3 beta-barrel fold-containing protein — translation MKKQKRGESQSETMRKRWKRRIVAEKAYDGNTAEWMALRLEALLDHMLYGHALIAYHKQNGEFRLVKATLVHYRGDFHKEFDPGKIDGAVVHWDVEQQNWRTFQVENFLEWRPVI, via the coding sequence ATGAAAAAACAAAAACGGGGGGAATCACAAAGTGAAACCATGAGGAAAAGATGGAAAAGGCGTATCGTTGCCGAAAAGGCATACGATGGGAACACCGCGGAATGGATGGCGCTGAGACTGGAAGCATTGCTGGACCACATGCTATACGGACATGCACTGATCGCCTATCATAAACAGAATGGGGAGTTCAGGCTCGTAAAAGCGACGCTGGTCCATTACCGGGGGGACTTCCACAAGGAATTCGATCCCGGCAAAATCGATGGTGCCGTTGTCCACTGGGATGTCGAACAACAGAACTGGAGAACTTTCCAGGTGGAGAATTTCCTTGAATGGAGACCTGTAATCTGA
- a CDS encoding UpxY family transcription antiterminator — MVDIQKQWFAARTRDKQEFAIRERLQRLRVEHGVDLEYYLPTRTVFRQLKYRRKRVEVPVIRNLIFVRATRQVAVDLPNKEGVALFYMKDLSTHGMLVVPDKQMDDFRFMMDLSPDGVSFDNASLTMGSRVKVVKGELSGVEGEVGTVSNRTYVVIRIRGVLTASVKLPRSYLKIIG; from the coding sequence ATGGTTGATATACAGAAGCAGTGGTTTGCCGCCCGCACCCGTGACAAGCAGGAGTTCGCCATCCGAGAAAGGCTGCAAAGGCTGCGGGTGGAACATGGTGTCGACCTGGAATATTACCTTCCCACAAGGACGGTCTTCCGGCAGTTGAAATACCGGAGGAAACGGGTGGAGGTCCCCGTCATCAGGAACCTGATATTCGTCAGGGCCACCCGGCAGGTCGCCGTGGACCTCCCCAACAAGGAGGGGGTCGCCCTTTTTTACATGAAGGATCTTTCCACCCATGGCATGTTGGTCGTACCCGACAAGCAGATGGACGATTTCCGCTTCATGATGGACCTTTCCCCCGACGGGGTCAGCTTCGACAACGCGTCCCTCACGATGGGCAGCAGGGTGAAGGTCGTCAAGGGCGAACTATCGGGCGTCGAAGGAGAGGTCGGCACCGTTTCCAACAGGACCTACGTGGTCATCCGCATTCGCGGTGTCTTGACCGCCAGCGTCAAGCTCCCCAGGAGTTACTTGAAAATTATCGGTTAA
- a CDS encoding UpxZ family transcription anti-terminator antagonist, producing MESIVAKSLELQRQAHHLLFLEDDAPMYSDVFTRQNGAVLSLSNELYSLWRAAGSITPEEEADVCLSLLMGYNATIYDDGDKQARIQEVLDRCWHVLERLPSSLLKVRLLTYCYAEVYDDGLAEEAHAIMDGWRKDSLAPEEREMIELLRGIEENPYPWVEVEE from the coding sequence ATGGAATCAATTGTAGCAAAATCGCTGGAACTCCAGCGCCAGGCGCACCACCTCCTCTTCCTCGAGGACGATGCCCCCATGTATTCGGACGTTTTTACCCGGCAGAACGGTGCCGTCCTTTCGCTGAGCAATGAATTGTATTCCCTTTGGCGCGCTGCCGGTTCTATTACCCCCGAGGAGGAGGCGGATGTTTGCCTCTCCCTCCTGATGGGCTATAACGCCACCATCTATGATGACGGTGACAAACAGGCGCGAATCCAGGAGGTATTGGACCGCTGCTGGCACGTTTTGGAACGGCTCCCGTCCTCGTTACTGAAAGTCCGCCTGCTCACTTACTGCTACGCGGAGGTATATGACGACGGCTTGGCGGAGGAGGCGCATGCGATCATGGATGGATGGCGCAAGGACTCATTGGCCCCCGAGGAGAGGGAAATGATTGAACTGTTGCGGGGGATCGAGGAGAATCCGTACCCTTGGGTGGAGGTGGAAGAATAA